The Candidatus Krumholzibacteriia bacterium DNA window CGGTCCTGGGAATCCTCCTCGGCATCGGGGCTGGTCGTTTCGCCCTGGAGGGAATCTCGCAGACGGCGAGCGACCTGTACGGTTACGTTCGGGCCGACACCCTGGAGCTCGTTCCCTCGACGCTGATCAAAGCAGTGGTGGTGGGCGTCGTGGCCACGCTCGTGGCCGCACTGTGGCCCGCTTCGGAGGCCGCCTCGACCCCCCCGGCACACACCGCGTCGCGCGGCGACGTCGAAACCACCACGCGGGCCCGGCTGCAACGCATGCCCTGGCTGGCGGTCCCGCTCGGTCTGATCGCCGTGGTGGGCCTCGCGTGGCCGACGACGAGTCCGTTGCCCGGCTACGTCGCCGCGATCGGTCTCGCGCTCGGTGCAGCGGTCGTCGTGCCGTTGCTGGGCAGTATGGTCCTCGAGCGTGTGCAGCCGCTCCTGGCCCGCGTCGGCGGCGAGGTCGCCGCGCTGGCCGCGCGCAACATCCGCGCCTCGCTCAGCCGCACGGGCGTGGCACTGGCCGCACTCACCGTGGCGCTGTCGATGTCGATCGCCATGGGCACGATGGTCGCGAGCTTCCACGCCGAAGTGAAGGACTGGATCGCCGACTCCGTGCGCGCCGACGTCTACATCGGCCCGGCCACCGCCGAGGTCGACCGTCTGCAGGCGCGGCTGGATCCGGCGCTGGTCGCGCTGCTGCGCCATCGTGAGGGCGTCGAGGCCGTCGACACCTACCGCGGCCTCATGGCCGAGGCCGAGGGCGTACAGACCTTCACCGCCGGCGTCGACATCGACGTGTTCCGCCGTGGCGCCGAACCCACGCTGATCGCCGGACCGAACGTGGACGTCTTCCTCGACCGCATCGAGAGCGGGCAGGCCGGGATCAGTGAAACGCTCATGCGCCGCACCGAGCTGCGTCCCGGAGACACCTTCGAGATGGAGGTCCGAGGTCAGACCGAGGAACTGACCGTGGCCGGCGTGTACCGCGACTACTCCAGCGACCGCGGCGTGGTGCTGCTCGACCAGCGCACGTGGAGGCTGACCTTCGGCGACCACGATCCGAACTCGGTCGCTCTCTACCTCGAGGAGGGAGTCGACACCGACGCCTTCATCGACGCACTGAAGCTGGACCTGGCCGACACCTGGGCGGTGGAGATCAACAGCAACGAGAGTCTGCGCCGGCAGGCCGACGAGGTCTTCGCCCGCACCTTCTCGGTGGCCGATGCCCTCGAAGTGATCGGCATCGCCGTCGCCGCGATCGGTATCCTGGCCGCGCTCCTGGCCATGCTCATGGAGCGTCGGCGTGAGCTGGCCACGCTGCGCGCCCTCGGTCTCACACGGCGGCAGCTACGCAACATGCTGCTGGGCGAATCGGTCCTGCTCGCCACCCTGGCCTGGCTGTTCGCCCTTCTGTGCGGCAGTGGTCTCGCCTGGATCCTGCTGCGCGTGATCAACCTGCGCAGCTTCGGATGGATGCTCCCCTTCCACGTGCCCTGGGGCGAGTGGATGCTGAACCTGGGGTGGAGCCTGCTCGCCGCCGGCCTGGCCACCTTGATCCCGATCGTGCGCGGACGGAAGATGAGCGTGGCCGCCTCCCTGCGCGAGGAGTGACGTGGTGCGTGTCCTGACCCTGCTCCTGCTGCTGCTCGTGACTCCCCTCCTCGCGTCGCCCCAGTCGCAGACGGAGGCACCCGACTTCCGTCGCGCCGAGGGTCCCTGGAACTGGGACTTCCCCCGCGACCACGCCGCCCATCCCCGGTTCGGTACCGAGTGGTGGTACTTCACCGGCAGCCTGGTCGATTCGCACGACCACCGCTTCGGCTACGAGCTCACCTTCTTCCGCGTGGGGCTGCGCCCGCGTGCGGTCGAGAGTGAGTCGGCGTGGAGGGCCAAGGACATCGTCCTGGCGCACTTCGCCGTGACCGAGGTCGACTGGGAACGCTTCCACCTGCGCGAACGCACCCAGCGCGCCGCGGCCGGCATGGCCGGTGCCGACACCACCCGCATGCGCGTCTGGGTGGGCGACTGGGTCGCCCAGCAACGCGACGACGGCACCTTCCACCTGCGCGCACGCCAGGAAGGGCTGGGCATCGACCTCGAGCTGCGCATGCAGCGTCCGCCGGTACTGCACGGCGACGACGGCCTGTCGTACAAGACCAGCGACCGGTCGCAGGCCAGCTACTACTACAGCATTCCCCGCCTGCAGACCTCGGGAACCCTCGTGCTCGACGGCGACCCGCGTCCGGTGTCGGGAATGACCTGGATGGACCAGGAGTTCTTCACCGGCGACTCGCCGCGCGAGGGTTTCTCGTGGGACTGGTTCAGCGCACGCCTGGCCGACGGGCGCGACCTCATGTTCTTCCGCGTGCGCCGTGGCAACACCGTCGACGTGCCGGTGGGAACCGTCGTCGAGGCCGACGGGAGCGCCCGTCCGCTCGACACCAGCGGTGCGACCTTCACTCCGGGCGAAACCTGGACGAGTCCGTGGACCGGCGCCACCTATCCGGTGCAGTGGACGGTCACCTTCCCCGCCGAGGACGCACGCCTGGAGATCCGGGCCCTGCTCGACGAACAGGAGGTCCACGCCGAGCAGACCGTGGGCTTCGCCTACTGGGAGGGGCTGAGCCGCTACGAGGGCACCTGGAACGGCGACGCCGTCACGGGGGAGGGCTACGTGGAACTCACCGGCTACGACTCCGGGTCGTCGTCGCGCCGTTGAGCATGACGCGCGCCGAGCACGATCTCCGGACGGCCGGTGCGTGGTCCGCGCTCGCCCTCGCGCTGGCCGCGCTGCGACTCCCGCTTCTCACCCTCCCGGGCCTCGGGCGCGACGAGGCGACCTACGTCTACTGGTCGCACCACCCCGAGCCCGGCTACGTGCCGCTCCTCCAGTTGCTCGTGGCGATCGGACGACCCCTCCCGCTGCTCGCCGAGGCCCGCTGGGTACCCTTCGTCGCCGGCCTGCTGGTCCTCGTGGTCTTCGAGCGTTGGCTGCGGTCGCGTGGACTCGATCTGCGCGATCGC harbors:
- a CDS encoding FtsX-like permease family protein, with protein sequence MFRLLRLVHLPFWEKHPTQALLPALGIALGVAAIIAIDLGSGSTVSSFRRTVERLEGRATHQVLPGRGGLQGELAVELSYLPGVDAAAPVLESFLLAQEPLRLYGIDPLSEAGVRDLGLELDDTEFDVEEATQRFFGLMAEPGALLISEDFLERHDLEAGDRLDVAVGSFRREAFVLGALPDEIDGLEVPDNFALADLATAQELTGRDDVTRIDLVVDDEDRRATLADIRAALPVGARIEEPGGSARYLETMLSALSMNLGALSYLALFVSLFLIYNALLLAVLRRRPQLGVVRCLGATRREVLGAWLIEAALIATIGTVLGILLGIGAGRFALEGISQTASDLYGYVRADTLELVPSTLIKAVVVGVVATLVAALWPASEAASTPPAHTASRGDVETTTRARLQRMPWLAVPLGLIAVVGLAWPTTSPLPGYVAAIGLALGAAVVVPLLGSMVLERVQPLLARVGGEVAALAARNIRASLSRTGVALAALTVALSMSIAMGTMVASFHAEVKDWIADSVRADVYIGPATAEVDRLQARLDPALVALLRHREGVEAVDTYRGLMAEAEGVQTFTAGVDIDVFRRGAEPTLIAGPNVDVFLDRIESGQAGISETLMRRTELRPGDTFEMEVRGQTEELTVAGVYRDYSSDRGVVLLDQRTWRLTFGDHDPNSVALYLEEGVDTDAFIDALKLDLADTWAVEINSNESLRRQADEVFARTFSVADALEVIGIAVAAIGILAALLAMLMERRRELATLRALGLTRRQLRNMLLGESVLLATLAWLFALLCGSGLAWILLRVINLRSFGWMLPFHVPWGEWMLNLGWSLLAAGLATLIPIVRGRKMSVAASLREE
- a CDS encoding lipocalin-like domain-containing protein — protein: MVRVLTLLLLLLVTPLLASPQSQTEAPDFRRAEGPWNWDFPRDHAAHPRFGTEWWYFTGSLVDSHDHRFGYELTFFRVGLRPRAVESESAWRAKDIVLAHFAVTEVDWERFHLRERTQRAAAGMAGADTTRMRVWVGDWVAQQRDDGTFHLRARQEGLGIDLELRMQRPPVLHGDDGLSYKTSDRSQASYYYSIPRLQTSGTLVLDGDPRPVSGMTWMDQEFFTGDSPREGFSWDWFSARLADGRDLMFFRVRRGNTVDVPVGTVVEADGSARPLDTSGATFTPGETWTSPWTGATYPVQWTVTFPAEDARLEIRALLDEQEVHAEQTVGFAYWEGLSRYEGTWNGDAVTGEGYVELTGYDSGSSSRR